CATTACGGGAACCGAGCTCACTCAGATTCTATTCAACCTGATCAACAACGCCGTGCAAGCTTTGGAGAAATCTGCAGATCGCTCTGTTGTAACGGTCAGCGTGACGCCCGAACCAAGCGTCATCGCATTTGTAATTCAAGATACAGGTATCGGCATGTCCAGTGAAACGTTGGACCGCGTGGGTAAACCCTTCGTCTCCACCAAGACTGGTGGGACTGGGCTTGGACTGGCTCAGTGCAGACGCTTGGTTGGTAAAGCTGGCGGACAGCTTAATATCGAGAGCACGCTAGGCGAAGGCACCCGAGTTAGTTTTAATATTCCTACCGCCACAGCCTAAGCTTGCTGGGTAAGTTGCTGCGCCGCAGCTCTCGCCTGAATATGATTTAAATTCACAAAGTTGACCAAGCCGTGGGCGATAACACTCGCCCAAATAGTCCCGGTGTAAACCATTAGGCTTCCGAGTAATAAACTCGCCCCGAATGCCAAAAACGGCCAGCTTATAAACCGTCTATCTGGGCCAATGTGCAAAAGAGCAAATACGACTGAGCTGGCTAAAACTCCCCACCAACTTTGGAGAAACCCGCGAAAAAATATCTCTTCGCCCAGGCTACTGGCCACCGCAGCCAAACAGGCATGACGGGGGGTAAACTGTCCAAGCATTTGCCCAAAGCCTTGCGTGAGTGTTTCAACGGATGGGACAATTTTTTCCAAACCTCGGCTTGCAAGGATTAGAAAGAGCCCTCCCGCTATACCCACCACAATGTGATGCAGCATGAGTATCGGCTCTTCTGGAATCAACGCACCAAAGCTCTCTTGCCAGTACATACCGCCAAGTCCAACCAGCGCAAGCCCAACATAGAGCCAGATCAATATGCCTATCCCTCCACGGAGCACATTTCACCTTCTCAATCACGAAAGAAGTTTGAATACGGCCTGAGTTATAAACGGTCATTTACAAGCAAGCTTTACCCAAATTTAAATCACCCAACCATGGAAATGTCGTCTTCGCAAGTCATCTTGTGGCAAAGCAAACATCTAGCGAACGCCTTTTGACGTCACAATCTTGCCCCCTCATCGACTGCTTCAAATCTCTGACTAAACCGTCCTCGACGATTGCAAACGACCCATAGGCTGGGGCATGGTCAGGTGGGCGAGGTATTAGCAGAAAAGGTAAGAAACTCATGAATCAAGGCTTATTGATTGCTCTTGAAGGCGTTGATGGTTCTGGCACAACCAGCCAGCGTGAGCGGGTTGCTGAGGCTTTAAGGGCCAAAGGTCACCAAGTTCACACCACCGCTGAACCAACCACCGGTCCGATTGGGAAACTCCTGCGAGATATACTCACCGGAAACCTACAAACGAGCCCCCAAGCGGTCGCTCTATTGTTTGCTGCCGATAGGCTCGACCATTTGGAGCGAGAAATCACTCCGCAACTGAATCAAGGGCATATCGTCTTAACCGACCGCTACATTCATTCCTCACTCGCCTACCAATCTTTGGCGATGGGTGAAGACTGGGTCATGGCCATCAACCAGAAAGCACGACTCGCCGACCTTACAATTTTGGTAAAAGTGAGTGTGGAAGTGGCCGCTCAAAGGCGCGAGGAACGCGGCGGACCGGAAGAGCTTTTCGACGCCATCGA
The window above is part of the Deltaproteobacteria bacterium genome. Proteins encoded here:
- a CDS encoding CPBP family intramembrane metalloprotease; this translates as MIWLYVGLALVGLGGMYWQESFGALIPEEPILMLHHIVVGIAGGLFLILASRGLEKIVPSVETLTQGFGQMLGQFTPRHACLAAVASSLGEEIFFRGFLQSWWGVLASSVVFALLHIGPDRRFISWPFLAFGASLLLGSLMVYTGTIWASVIAHGLVNFVNLNHIQARAAAQQLTQQA
- the tmk gene encoding dTMP kinase, translating into MNQGLLIALEGVDGSGTTSQRERVAEALRAKGHQVHTTAEPTTGPIGKLLRDILTGNLQTSPQAVALLFAADRLDHLEREITPQLNQGHIVLTDRYIHSSLAYQSLAMGEDWVMAINQKARLADLTILVKVSVEVAAQRREERGGPEELFDAIEAQRKIAVAYDKAFEQENLGPTTLVNGEQTMQAVTEAILKHIEALVKP